Proteins encoded within one genomic window of Chloroflexota bacterium:
- a CDS encoding MFS transporter — protein MLIAATGGVFTLGTGLWSMGAFVVPMEEELGWNRTTLFAGLTIRALAAGAIAPFIGPVFDTRNGPRYLTISSAIILGVSLIGLRWVDEVWQYFILFGGVGALANVTSGIVLIEAVVPKWFIRQRGRAVAAASMGGVLGPVFPLAIQWAISAYGWRDAWVAMGVVSVVILLPLAFLVRTQPEDMGLSPDGDTGASPQPSARRARNVSPEADHTRGQAIRTSTFWILIATFSLTSLGVQGFISNWLPYFQDIGFSANTGALALTVFGIAVLPARFFWGALADSFSVRHLLMVQHILTGLLVVLLLYIGNYTLLMVFAVLMGFAYGGYVPLQRLIYPIYYGRSHLGAIRGAMRPAITTASAAGPLIIAGIYDLNGSYEIAFVFVMMMWFAAGMMFLLARPPRPLSLGDRPTA, from the coding sequence GTGCTGATTGCCGCCACCGGCGGCGTGTTCACCCTTGGCACCGGCCTGTGGAGCATGGGCGCCTTCGTCGTCCCGATGGAGGAGGAGCTCGGGTGGAACCGGACCACCCTCTTCGCCGGCCTGACGATTCGCGCCCTCGCCGCCGGCGCTATAGCGCCCTTCATCGGCCCGGTTTTCGACACCAGGAATGGCCCAAGGTACCTCACCATCAGCTCGGCGATAATTCTTGGGGTATCGCTCATTGGGCTTCGATGGGTGGACGAGGTCTGGCAGTACTTCATCCTCTTTGGGGGTGTCGGGGCGCTCGCAAACGTGACCAGCGGCATCGTGCTCATTGAAGCCGTTGTCCCTAAATGGTTCATTCGACAGCGGGGCAGGGCTGTCGCGGCGGCCAGCATGGGAGGAGTGCTCGGCCCGGTCTTTCCGCTGGCCATCCAGTGGGCAATCTCGGCCTACGGCTGGCGCGATGCCTGGGTGGCGATGGGGGTGGTCTCCGTGGTGATCCTGCTTCCGCTGGCATTCCTCGTCCGTACCCAGCCCGAAGACATGGGGCTCAGTCCGGACGGCGACACGGGGGCCTCGCCCCAACCGTCGGCGCGGCGAGCCCGCAACGTCTCCCCGGAGGCGGACCACACCCGAGGTCAGGCCATTCGGACCAGCACATTCTGGATACTCATTGCCACGTTCAGCCTGACGTCGCTGGGCGTGCAAGGTTTCATTTCCAACTGGCTGCCGTATTTCCAGGACATTGGATTCTCCGCGAACACGGGGGCCCTGGCGCTCACAGTCTTTGGGATTGCCGTACTGCCGGCAAGGTTCTTCTGGGGGGCCCTGGCGGACTCTTTCTCCGTGCGGCATCTGCTGATGGTCCAGCACATCCTGACGGGACTGCTGGTGGTGCTGCTCCTGTACATCGGCAACTATACGCTGCTCATGGTCTTCGCAGTGCTCATGGGATTCGCCTATGGCGGGTACGTCCCTCTCCAGCGGCTCATCTACCCCATCTACTACGGCCGCTCGCACCTGGGAGCCATCCGGGGCGCCATGCGTCCGGCCATCACCACGGCCTCCGCTGCGGGGCCGCTGATCATTGCGGGGATCTATGACCTCAATGGCTCGTACGAGATAGCCTTTGTGTTTGTCATGATGATGTGGTTCGCGGCCGGTATGATGTTCCTGCTGGCTCGGCCTCCAAGGCCGCTGTCGCTGGGTGACCGGCCGACGGCGTAG
- a CDS encoding ATP-binding protein, with translation MTQNALHPRFITPRLAEALEDSPVVLIQGPRQSGKTTLAQMMCAPANLQGLDAAAGPAYGYLSFDDDVVRAGAEADPMAFVDRLPDRVVLDEVQRAPGLFTALKLEVDRRRTPGRFLLTGSTNVLAVPTVQESLAGRLETIHLHPLSQSELHTGAPAAPSFLDALFTDGPRARRTARLGPKLADLIVSGGYPPALARPPGRRRANWYRNYISAQMQRDVADVSRIRGLDVLPRLLALAATQTAQLFNVSSLAAPFQLSRPTIGDYVTLLERAYLLERLPPWYSNRGKRLVKTPKLHVGDTGVVCSLLGVSAQALLDDRTLLGQVAETFVFQELRRQAGWHADPVEFYHYRDKDQYEVDVVMECAGRVAGVEVKAGATVTQSDFRGLRRLKEACAERFAAGAVLYDGEAVVGFGESLFAVPMQTLWEGE, from the coding sequence ATGACGCAGAACGCGCTGCATCCACGCTTCATCACGCCCCGGCTTGCCGAGGCCCTGGAGGACTCGCCCGTCGTCCTGATCCAGGGGCCCCGGCAGAGCGGGAAGACGACGCTGGCCCAAATGATGTGCGCGCCCGCCAACCTTCAGGGGTTGGACGCGGCTGCCGGGCCGGCATACGGCTACCTGAGCTTTGACGACGATGTAGTCCGCGCGGGCGCCGAGGCGGACCCCATGGCCTTTGTGGACCGTCTGCCGGACCGCGTTGTGCTGGATGAGGTACAGCGGGCGCCCGGCCTCTTCACCGCCCTGAAGCTGGAGGTCGACCGGCGGCGGACGCCCGGCCGCTTTCTCCTGACCGGCTCCACAAACGTGCTGGCCGTGCCCACCGTGCAGGAGTCCTTGGCCGGACGCTTGGAGACCATCCATCTCCATCCCCTTTCCCAGAGTGAACTCCACACCGGCGCGCCCGCCGCCCCAAGCTTCCTCGATGCTCTGTTCACGGATGGCCCCAGAGCGCGGAGGACGGCGCGGTTGGGGCCAAAGCTGGCCGACCTCATCGTTTCCGGGGGATACCCTCCTGCCCTCGCCAGGCCCCCCGGACGGCGGCGGGCCAACTGGTACCGCAACTATATCTCGGCCCAGATGCAGCGCGACGTCGCCGACGTCTCGCGCATCCGCGGCCTGGATGTCCTGCCGCGCCTCCTGGCCTTGGCGGCGACCCAGACGGCGCAGCTGTTCAACGTCAGCAGCCTGGCCGCGCCCTTTCAGCTCAGCCGGCCGACCATCGGAGACTACGTCACCCTGTTGGAGCGGGCGTATCTGTTGGAACGGCTGCCGCCCTGGTACAGCAATCGGGGCAAACGCCTGGTCAAGACCCCCAAGCTGCACGTGGGCGACACGGGAGTGGTCTGCAGCTTGTTGGGCGTCTCCGCGCAAGCGCTGCTGGACGACCGTACGCTGTTGGGGCAAGTGGCGGAGACCTTTGTTTTCCAGGAGTTGCGGCGGCAGGCCGGTTGGCACGCAGACCCCGTGGAGTTCTACCATTACCGGGACAAGGACCAGTATGAGGTGGACGTTGTCATGGAGTGCGCCGGTCGTGTTGCCGGCGTGGAGGTCAAGGCGGGCGCCACAGTGACCCAGTCCGATTTTCGCGGGTTGCGGCGGCTCAAGGAAGCCTGCGCCGAGCGCTTTGCCGCGGGAGCCGTCCTGTACGATGGTGAAGCGGTTGTCGGCTTCGGGGAAAGCTTGTTTGCCGTGCCCATGCAAACCTTGTGGGAAGGGGAATAG
- a CDS encoding MFS transporter, giving the protein MSVVGWRDTWLIMGIFVIAVLVPLSFLVRTRPEDMGLLPDGELTPVEEPSQPAAPARAPDERSLSRSEAIRSPAFWLIILAYALGGLGMRGFQVNWIPYLQDVGFRTGVGAFAIMVYGIFSVSVRPLWGLLGERFNVRLLIVVQSFLTASSVLLLIYVVGLPMLFAFMILFGVTMGGSFILRPLIVANYFGRNHLGAITGLMRPFNGFTGAIGPVFVAAVYDLHGSYYWSFVMVMIGFAVTGAVIMLAKPPRLRGS; this is encoded by the coding sequence ATGAGCGTCGTGGGTTGGCGCGACACGTGGCTCATCATGGGCATCTTCGTCATCGCCGTTCTTGTGCCGCTGTCCTTCCTGGTGCGAACGCGCCCGGAGGACATGGGCCTGTTGCCGGACGGCGAGCTCACCCCCGTCGAGGAGCCGTCGCAGCCCGCAGCGCCGGCGCGGGCCCCGGACGAGCGCAGCCTCTCCCGCAGCGAGGCCATCCGCAGCCCGGCGTTCTGGCTCATCATCCTTGCCTACGCCCTCGGCGGCCTCGGTATGCGCGGCTTCCAGGTCAACTGGATTCCGTACCTGCAGGACGTGGGCTTCAGGACGGGCGTGGGCGCCTTCGCCATAATGGTTTACGGCATCTTCTCCGTCAGCGTCCGACCCCTGTGGGGCTTGCTTGGCGAACGCTTCAACGTCAGGCTACTCATCGTCGTTCAATCATTCCTGACGGCGTCCAGCGTCCTGCTCCTCATCTACGTCGTCGGCCTGCCGATGCTGTTCGCCTTTATGATTCTCTTTGGCGTGACGATGGGCGGCTCATTCATCCTGCGGCCGTTGATCGTCGCCAACTACTTCGGCAGGAACCACCTCGGTGCCATCACGGGCCTGATGCGCCCGTTCAACGGCTTCACCGGCGCCATTGGCCCCGTCTTCGTCGCCGCCGTCTACGACCTGCACGGCTCGTACTACTGGAGCTTCGTCATGGTGATGATCGGCTTCGCGGTGACGGGCGCCGTCATCATGCTCGCCAAGCCGCCCCGGCTGCGCGGCTCCTAG
- the gltB gene encoding glutamate synthase large subunit has product MVREQDITSRRRRYLQQLEAAQRAAAERGLYSPAHEHDSCGVGMVANIRGNRTHTIIEQGIEVLINLEHRGAECCDPDTGDGSGILFQVPDAFFQRHAHSLGIALPKEGEYGVGMVFLPQDARQRAECETVIRETVEAEGQRFLGWRDVPVDDTQIGWLARTRQPVIRQFFVGSAAGIPDSAAFERKLYVVRRVIEQACFERKLGDGENFYICSLSCNRIIYKGLMKASQMAQFYQDMQEPEVASAFAMVHSRFSTNTLGAWPLAHPYRMICHNGEINTLRGNINFMHARSAYFDSPLFGDDMEKLKPIIGDNQSDTASLDNALELLCSTGRWLPHAMLMLIPEAWSDHIPMAQEKRDFYEYHSCLMEPWDGPAMVAFTDGHSIGAILDRNGLRPMRYLVTSDDLLVMASETGVLDVPPDSVRFKSRLQPGNMFYIDFDQGRIIEDAEIKHTLATRQPYGEWLHENVVDLESLPTPRHINGNDFDTLVERQRAFGYTTEELGILMQPMGETGQEPVGSMGNDAALAILSDRPQPLFNYFKQLFAQVTTPPLDAIREELVTSVVTFIGSEQNLFEETPLHCRQLRIQEPILTNEELEKIRAADQPGVKSATISTIFRADGSDGGLHEAIERVRRQATRDIEDGATVLILSDRGVNRDYAPIPSLLAVSAVHHHLIREGTRVKVGLVLETGEPRETHHYASLIGYGAGAINPYLALESIAGLVEEGRIGGLSAEKARDNYIKAVHKGVIKVMSKMGISTVQSYRGAQVFEAIGLSKELVDEYFTWTSSRIGGLTLESLEEEVVRRHRRAYPERRPVGLLDLDNPGVYYWRRNGEEHMWNPDSISKLQHASSLNSRRMYDEFAVMSNEEEEHRKTLRGLLKLKPAEGGPIPIDEVEPVQEILKRFATGGISLGSISREAHEALAIAMNRMGGRSNTGEGGEDPSRYDLDPNGDSRNSAIKQVASGRFGVTTEYLVNAKDLQIKIAQGAKPGEGGQLPGHKVSEYIGWIRHTTPGVELISPPPHHDIYSIEDIAQLIHDLKTANQDARIHVKLVAEVGVGTVAAGVAKAKADVVLISGDSGGTGASPESSIKHAGVAWELGLAETQQVLVANDLRSRIVVQTDGQIKTGRDVAIAAILGADEYGVATAALIVLGCIYLRKCHLNLCSVGIATQDEELRKRFAGDPQHVVNYFTFMAEDMRQVMAEMGFRTVNEMIGRTDRLDWSGAEAHWKAKGLDLSSILHRAETIPSMGPGTGTYQCEMQDHKLELSIDHEFIRLAQPAILRKEPVEIVLPVSNSDRAVGAMLAGEITKKYRGDGLPQDTVSIRLTGSAGQSFGAFLSRGITLYLEGDSNDYLGKGLCGGRIVAVPPAQSTFTPEENVIVGNVLLYGATGGDIYVRGVAGERFAVRNSGANAVVEGVGDHGCEYMTGGRVVVLGPTGRNFGAGMSGGIAYVLDEQGDFADRCNMDMVELGPVQEESDLATVRLLVENQAQLTGSSRARMVLDTWDTVIERFVRVMPLAYKEVLERERQQSAHSDVVAHG; this is encoded by the coding sequence ATGGTAAGGGAACAGGACATCACCAGCCGCCGGCGCCGCTACCTGCAGCAGTTGGAAGCTGCGCAGCGAGCCGCCGCCGAGCGCGGGCTGTACTCCCCTGCCCATGAGCACGACAGCTGCGGCGTTGGCATGGTCGCCAACATCCGCGGCAACCGCACGCACACCATCATCGAGCAGGGCATCGAGGTGCTGATCAACCTGGAGCACCGCGGCGCCGAGTGCTGCGACCCGGACACCGGCGACGGCTCAGGCATCCTGTTCCAGGTGCCCGACGCCTTCTTCCAGCGCCACGCCCACTCGCTGGGCATCGCGCTTCCGAAGGAGGGCGAGTACGGCGTCGGCATGGTCTTCCTGCCGCAGGACGCGCGCCAGCGGGCTGAGTGCGAGACCGTCATCCGCGAGACCGTTGAGGCCGAGGGCCAGCGCTTCCTCGGCTGGCGTGACGTGCCCGTAGACGACACGCAGATCGGCTGGTTGGCGCGGACGCGGCAACCCGTCATCCGGCAGTTCTTCGTGGGCAGCGCCGCCGGCATCCCGGACTCCGCCGCCTTCGAGCGCAAGCTGTATGTGGTGCGCCGCGTCATCGAACAGGCCTGCTTCGAACGCAAGCTCGGCGACGGCGAGAACTTCTACATCTGCAGCCTCTCCTGCAACCGCATCATCTACAAGGGGTTGATGAAGGCCTCGCAGATGGCGCAGTTCTACCAGGACATGCAGGAGCCGGAGGTGGCAAGCGCCTTCGCGATGGTCCACTCGCGCTTCAGCACCAACACGCTGGGCGCATGGCCTCTGGCGCACCCCTACCGCATGATCTGCCACAACGGCGAGATCAATACGCTGCGCGGCAACATCAACTTCATGCACGCCCGCTCGGCGTACTTCGATTCGCCGCTGTTCGGCGATGACATGGAGAAGCTCAAGCCCATCATCGGCGACAACCAGAGCGACACTGCAAGCCTCGACAACGCGCTGGAGCTGCTATGCAGCACCGGCCGCTGGCTGCCCCACGCCATGCTCATGCTCATCCCCGAGGCCTGGAGCGACCACATCCCCATGGCCCAGGAAAAGCGGGACTTCTACGAGTACCACTCCTGCCTGATGGAGCCATGGGACGGGCCTGCCATGGTCGCCTTTACCGACGGCCACAGCATCGGCGCGATTCTCGACCGGAACGGCCTGCGCCCGATGCGGTACCTCGTCACCAGCGACGACCTGCTGGTCATGGCGTCGGAGACGGGTGTGCTGGACGTGCCGCCGGACTCGGTCCGCTTCAAGTCCCGGCTGCAGCCCGGCAACATGTTCTACATCGACTTTGACCAGGGCCGCATCATCGAGGACGCGGAGATCAAGCACACGCTGGCAACCCGGCAACCCTACGGCGAGTGGCTGCACGAGAACGTCGTGGACCTCGAAAGCCTGCCAACGCCGCGCCACATCAACGGCAACGACTTCGATACGCTGGTGGAGCGGCAGCGCGCCTTCGGCTACACGACGGAGGAGCTTGGCATCCTGATGCAGCCCATGGGTGAGACGGGGCAGGAGCCCGTTGGCTCCATGGGGAACGACGCCGCGCTGGCCATCCTCTCAGACCGACCGCAGCCCCTGTTCAACTACTTCAAGCAGCTCTTTGCCCAGGTCACAACCCCGCCGCTCGACGCCATACGCGAGGAGTTGGTGACCTCCGTGGTGACGTTCATCGGCTCGGAGCAGAACCTCTTCGAGGAGACGCCGCTTCACTGCCGGCAGCTCCGCATCCAGGAACCAATTCTGACGAACGAGGAACTGGAGAAGATCCGCGCGGCCGACCAGCCGGGCGTGAAGTCCGCGACCATCTCCACCATCTTCCGCGCCGACGGCAGCGACGGCGGTCTCCATGAGGCGATCGAGCGGGTGCGCCGGCAGGCGACGCGGGACATCGAGGACGGGGCCACGGTCCTCATCCTGAGCGACCGCGGCGTCAACCGGGACTACGCGCCCATCCCGAGCCTTCTCGCCGTTTCGGCAGTGCACCACCACCTCATCCGCGAGGGCACCCGCGTCAAGGTGGGTCTCGTTCTCGAGACGGGAGAGCCGCGGGAGACGCATCACTACGCGTCGCTCATCGGCTACGGTGCTGGCGCCATAAACCCGTACCTTGCATTGGAGAGCATCGCCGGTCTGGTGGAGGAGGGCCGCATTGGGGGCCTCTCCGCGGAGAAGGCGCGGGACAACTACATCAAGGCGGTGCATAAAGGCGTCATCAAGGTGATGTCCAAGATGGGCATCTCCACCGTGCAGAGCTACCGCGGCGCGCAGGTCTTTGAGGCCATCGGCCTGAGCAAGGAGCTGGTGGACGAGTACTTCACATGGACGTCCTCCCGCATTGGCGGCCTTACGCTGGAGTCGCTGGAGGAAGAGGTCGTGCGGCGGCACCGGCGCGCCTACCCGGAGCGCCGGCCTGTCGGCTTGCTCGACCTTGACAACCCCGGCGTCTACTACTGGCGGCGCAACGGCGAAGAGCACATGTGGAACCCGGACTCCATCTCCAAGCTGCAGCACGCGTCGAGCCTGAACTCGCGCCGGATGTATGACGAGTTCGCGGTGATGTCCAACGAGGAAGAGGAGCACCGCAAGACGCTGCGCGGGCTGCTCAAGCTCAAGCCCGCCGAGGGTGGCCCCATCCCCATTGATGAGGTGGAGCCGGTACAGGAGATCCTGAAACGGTTTGCGACGGGCGGAATCTCCCTCGGCTCCATCAGCCGCGAGGCGCACGAGGCGCTGGCCATCGCCATGAACCGCATGGGCGGGCGCAGCAACACCGGCGAGGGCGGCGAGGACCCGTCACGCTACGATCTGGACCCCAACGGCGATTCCCGCAACAGCGCCATCAAGCAGGTGGCATCGGGGCGCTTCGGCGTTACGACGGAGTACCTGGTCAACGCCAAGGACCTGCAGATCAAGATCGCGCAGGGGGCCAAGCCCGGCGAGGGCGGGCAGTTGCCCGGCCACAAGGTCAGCGAGTACATCGGGTGGATTCGGCACACCACGCCCGGCGTGGAGCTGATCTCGCCGCCTCCGCACCACGACATCTACTCCATAGAGGACATTGCGCAGCTCATCCATGACCTGAAGACGGCCAACCAGGACGCGCGCATCCATGTGAAGCTCGTCGCCGAGGTGGGCGTGGGCACGGTGGCGGCGGGCGTCGCCAAGGCCAAGGCCGACGTCGTGCTTATCAGCGGCGACAGCGGCGGCACAGGCGCATCGCCCGAGTCGTCCATCAAGCACGCGGGCGTAGCGTGGGAGCTGGGGCTGGCTGAGACGCAGCAGGTGCTCGTCGCCAATGACCTGCGCAGCCGCATCGTCGTGCAGACGGACGGCCAGATCAAGACGGGCCGCGATGTCGCCATCGCCGCGATTCTGGGCGCGGACGAGTATGGCGTCGCGACGGCCGCGCTCATCGTGCTTGGCTGCATATACCTGCGGAAGTGCCACCTGAACCTCTGCTCGGTCGGCATCGCCACGCAGGACGAGGAACTGCGCAAGCGCTTCGCGGGCGACCCGCAGCACGTCGTCAACTACTTCACCTTCATGGCGGAGGACATGCGCCAGGTCATGGCGGAGATGGGCTTCCGCACCGTCAATGAAATGATAGGGCGCACCGACAGGCTGGACTGGAGCGGAGCGGAGGCGCACTGGAAGGCGAAGGGCCTGGACTTGAGCTCCATCCTGCATCGTGCGGAGACCATTCCGAGCATGGGCCCCGGCACTGGAACGTACCAGTGCGAAATGCAGGACCATAAGCTGGAGCTGTCCATCGACCACGAGTTCATCCGGCTGGCGCAGCCTGCGATTCTGCGCAAGGAGCCGGTGGAGATCGTCCTGCCCGTCAGCAACAGCGACCGCGCCGTCGGCGCCATGCTCGCGGGCGAAATCACGAAGAAATACCGCGGCGACGGGCTGCCGCAGGACACCGTCTCCATCCGCCTCACGGGCTCCGCGGGGCAGAGCTTCGGCGCATTCCTCTCGCGGGGTATCACCCTCTACCTGGAGGGCGACTCAAACGACTACCTGGGCAAGGGGCTCTGCGGCGGGCGCATCGTAGCGGTGCCGCCCGCGCAGTCGACGTTCACGCCGGAGGAGAACGTCATCGTCGGGAACGTGCTCTTGTACGGCGCGACGGGAGGCGACATCTACGTCCGCGGCGTCGCGGGCGAACGCTTCGCGGTGCGCAACAGCGGCGCCAACGCCGTCGTCGAGGGCGTCGGCGACCACGGCTGCGAGTACATGACAGGCGGGCGCGTGGTCGTGCTCGGTCCCACCGGACGAAACTTCGGCGCGGGCATGAGCGGCGGCATCGCCTATGTGCTCGACGAGCAGGGCGACTTCGCCGACCGCTGCAACATGGACATGGTCGAGCTTGGCCCTGTGCAGGAGGAGTCAGACCTCGCGACGGTGCGGCTGCTCGTCGAAAACCAGGCGCAACTGACCGGCAGCAGCCGCGCGCGCATGGTGCTCGACACATGGGACACGGTTATCGAGCGCTTCGTGCGGGTCATGCCGCTGGCATACAAGGAGGTCCTGGAGCGGGAACGGCAGCAAAGTGCGCACTCCGACGTGGTGGCGCATGGGTAA
- a CDS encoding class I SAM-dependent methyltransferase has product MSNYSRLGDFILGLQGVAILRNHWIDPAAVRAWTRSIAEVATRIDEEPWSEPWHAEERTVRAQYAAWAAGYDAPGNPMVMAEEPIVHSLLASYPVGMVLDAACGTGRHVAYLSSLGHEVIGIDCTPEMLDVAKAKTPAARFETADLLALPLPDNAVDLAVCTLALTHFTHLGQPLAELARVVRPGGRVVLSDVHPFMVMLGSQAVDMEDDTSGFTRNYIHLHSDYLAAFQTAGLDVVQCVEPLWSDEELTAFADIGRHVPGLLDAAVRGLPIVVVWELVKRV; this is encoded by the coding sequence ATGTCTAATTACAGCAGATTGGGCGACTTCATACTTGGACTACAGGGGGTTGCCATTCTCCGCAATCATTGGATTGACCCCGCAGCAGTGAGGGCTTGGACACGCAGCATCGCGGAGGTCGCCACCAGGATTGACGAAGAACCATGGTCGGAACCGTGGCACGCGGAAGAGCGCACGGTGCGAGCCCAGTATGCAGCGTGGGCCGCCGGATACGATGCGCCGGGGAATCCCATGGTGATGGCCGAGGAGCCGATCGTCCATAGCCTTCTCGCTTCCTATCCAGTGGGCATGGTACTCGATGCGGCGTGTGGAACGGGAAGACACGTTGCCTACTTGTCGTCTCTCGGTCACGAAGTCATCGGCATCGACTGCACACCCGAAATGCTTGACGTTGCGAAGGCCAAGACGCCAGCAGCCCGCTTTGAGACTGCCGACCTCTTGGCGCTTCCCCTACCGGACAACGCTGTAGACCTAGCGGTCTGCACGCTGGCGCTGACCCATTTCACCCACTTGGGACAGCCTCTTGCGGAACTAGCACGAGTAGTGCGGCCCGGCGGCCGTGTAGTCCTCTCGGATGTTCACCCGTTCATGGTAATGCTGGGTTCGCAGGCCGTGGACATGGAAGACGACACCAGCGGATTCACGCGCAACTACATCCACCTTCACTCCGACTACCTTGCCGCATTCCAGACCGCTGGGCTCGACGTCGTCCAATGTGTGGAACCGTTGTGGAGTGACGAGGAGTTAACCGCGTTCGCTGACATAGGCCGACACGTGCCAGGCCTCCTTGACGCCGCAGTCAGAGGCCTGCCCATCGTCGTCGTCTGGGAGCTGGTGAAGCGGGTATGA
- a CDS encoding glutamate synthase subunit beta — protein sequence MGKPTGFTEFNRAGPPREPTTERVKHYREIYLPWAEEQSRTQGARCMNCAIPFCHNGCPLGNLIPDWNDLVYRGRWREALEALHATNNFPEFTGRICPAPCEAACTLAINADPVTIEYIEKAIADKAWEEGWVTPKPPVRRTGKRVAVVGSGPAGMAAAAQLNHAGHLVTVYERSEVIGGLLRLGIPDFKLEKHVVQRRVDQMAEEGVTFVTNANVGVNILATDLLNEFDAIVLTGGSTVARDLPVPGRELDGVHFAMDYLSMQNRANAGVEYSEEEFITANGKRVVILGGGDTGADCLGTAHRQGALSVHQFELLPEPPEERAANNPWPQWPLIMRSSAAHEEGGIRDYSIQTKSFSGSNGVVERLHAVRLEWGPPDASGRPAMTEVLGSEFEVETELVLFALGFLYPERETMLTQLGVELDGRGNVATNRDRMTNVPGVFAAGDMHRGQSLVVWALAEGRQAAHGVDKYLMGATELPAPLAL from the coding sequence ATGGGTAAGCCAACGGGGTTTACGGAGTTCAATAGGGCGGGGCCCCCGCGCGAGCCAACCACGGAACGGGTCAAGCACTACCGCGAGATCTACCTGCCGTGGGCCGAGGAGCAGAGCCGCACCCAGGGCGCCAGGTGCATGAACTGCGCCATCCCCTTCTGCCACAACGGTTGTCCCCTCGGCAACCTGATCCCTGACTGGAACGACCTGGTGTACCGGGGCCGTTGGCGTGAGGCGCTGGAAGCGCTGCACGCCACCAACAACTTCCCGGAGTTCACTGGCCGTATCTGTCCCGCGCCGTGTGAGGCCGCCTGCACGCTCGCAATCAATGCCGACCCCGTCACCATCGAGTACATCGAGAAGGCGATCGCGGACAAGGCGTGGGAGGAAGGCTGGGTCACGCCAAAGCCGCCTGTGAGGCGCACCGGCAAGCGCGTGGCCGTCGTCGGCTCCGGTCCCGCGGGCATGGCGGCCGCGGCGCAGCTCAACCATGCCGGCCACCTGGTCACCGTCTACGAACGCAGCGAGGTCATCGGCGGGCTGCTGCGCCTGGGCATCCCGGACTTCAAGCTGGAGAAGCACGTTGTACAGCGGCGCGTTGACCAGATGGCGGAGGAGGGCGTCACCTTCGTCACCAACGCCAACGTCGGCGTGAACATTCTCGCGACAGACCTGCTGAACGAATTCGACGCCATCGTCCTGACGGGCGGCTCGACGGTCGCCCGGGACCTGCCGGTGCCCGGCCGCGAGCTCGACGGCGTCCACTTCGCGATGGACTACCTCAGCATGCAGAACCGCGCCAACGCAGGCGTGGAGTACTCCGAGGAAGAGTTCATCACCGCCAACGGCAAGCGCGTGGTCATCCTCGGCGGCGGCGACACTGGCGCGGACTGCCTCGGCACGGCGCACCGTCAGGGCGCGCTGTCGGTCCACCAGTTCGAGTTGCTGCCGGAGCCGCCGGAAGAGCGCGCCGCCAACAACCCGTGGCCCCAGTGGCCGCTTATCATGCGCTCGTCGGCCGCGCACGAGGAAGGCGGCATCCGCGATTACAGCATTCAGACCAAGTCATTCTCCGGCAGCAACGGGGTGGTCGAGCGTCTGCACGCCGTGCGGCTCGAGTGGGGCCCGCCGGACGCCTCCGGCCGCCCCGCCATGACGGAGGTCCTCGGTTCCGAGTTCGAGGTGGAGACGGAGTTGGTGCTGTTCGCGCTGGGCTTCCTCTACCCGGAGCGGGAGACCATGCTGACACAGCTTGGGGTGGAGCTGGACGGGCGCGGCAACGTCGCCACCAACCGCGACCGGATGACCAACGTCCCCGGCGTATTCGCGGCGGGCGACATGCACCGGGGACAATCGCTGGTGGTGTGGGCGTTGGCCGAGGGCCGGCAGGCGGCCCACGGCGTCGACAAGTACCTCATGGGCGCCACGGAGCTACCTGCGCCGCTGGCGCTGTAG
- a CDS encoding antitoxin family protein: protein MIAHVKARYENGVLTPLEPLDLEEGVEVTVSVEEAPPQALRETPAPRQGLAGIVERAKERQRDIPPEEWKDVPPDLAKNHKHYLYGHPKEED from the coding sequence ATGATTGCGCACGTGAAAGCAAGGTACGAGAACGGTGTCCTCACACCCCTGGAACCCCTGGACTTGGAAGAGGGGGTTGAGGTGACTGTGTCGGTGGAAGAGGCGCCTCCGCAGGCGCTGCGGGAGACCCCGGCGCCCAGGCAGGGGCTAGCGGGTATCGTGGAGCGAGCGAAAGAACGACAGAGGGACATCCCTCCGGAAGAGTGGAAGGATGTCCCTCCCGACCTGGCCAAGAACCACAAGCATTACTTGTACGGCCACCCCAAGGAAGAGGACTGA
- a CDS encoding PIN domain-containing protein: MSAVFADTGYWIAVLLPGDHLYSRVAAMATTYDAAEVVTTQMVLTEVLNHVSRMGPRTRLSAAGLLEDLESNPNVEIVPQTDAQFGSAVERYASRGDQRWSLTDCASFLVMEERGITEALAYDRDFEQAGFTALLREAQG; the protein is encoded by the coding sequence GTGAGTGCCGTCTTTGCAGATACGGGCTACTGGATAGCGGTACTGCTTCCCGGGGATCATCTATATAGTCGGGTCGCAGCTATGGCAACAACATACGACGCAGCAGAAGTAGTCACAACACAGATGGTATTGACCGAAGTGCTCAACCATGTTTCGAGAATGGGTCCCCGTACAAGGCTCTCTGCTGCGGGTCTGCTCGAAGACCTTGAAAGCAACCCCAACGTCGAGATTGTCCCGCAGACGGATGCGCAGTTCGGGAGCGCTGTAGAACGGTACGCATCCCGGGGCGATCAGCGATGGAGCCTTACGGATTGCGCGAGCTTCCTTGTCATGGAGGAACGCGGCATTACTGAGGCGCTGGCCTATGATCGCGACTTCGAGCAGGCGGGTTTTACCGCCCTGCTGAGGGAAGCTCAGGGATGA